TATGCTAAAGCGATTAACTGTTCCATATATTCTCAGAATATCCAATTGGCACCTGCCAGTAACTGCAATAGAGCACTTGacattttaaccattatttaGCTTAATAGAAATGATAACCTGAGTACTAACCtgaacaaaaatgaattaataatgGCGAGAGGGCATAGTGTTACACGCcctaatatgttttatgttcttaaatttaattaatatcatGGCTTCTCTAACTATAACCGATAACGGTTAGGCCTGTGATTTAAGGACATTGTATATACAGGATGCGATACTAGTGTTTATTGGAAATAATAAGGATGATAGTAATATATTGCCTGGTTTTGCATACCTACGTTGAACAACCTTActatattacataattatacctTTACAAGCAATAATGTATAATTGAtgattgataaataatataaatgacgAGCTAGCGAAGCCACAGAAAAAAACCTTCTGATTTTGACCAAAAGTTAAGCCTACTATTATTAAAGTGCGCTGGCTTACataccataaaatacttcacagAGTATAGCTACACCAAGATGACCAGTATATAGAAGCTATATCATTCAGGCCGCAAAGAAATTTAACGTATGTTGCTTCTGTTCTTATTAGAAATGTGTTTACACCGtcaatatattcaattatattttgttcgAACCTACAATTGGGGTTATAATTTCTAGTCcagtataacaatatttaactttaatCTTTAATATACGTGTCTAAAAATCGGAACAGCCCCCCTAGCCAACCCAACCCTAGGTTTCATGTGCAGCGGTGGTTTGCGGGTTCGCAGCGGCGGTCGagttcaaaatattgtttgtatatacTCTTCTAAACTGTTGCCATATTGATAATCTATATGTAGATGAAAGTCATAATATTACTATCAGTTGAATTTGCTTGATTTCTATTCGGCGAACCTGTCCTCTGCATCCGGAATAACCACCTCCTCCTTTTCCTCCTCCTCCCCCTCATAATCATCCTCATTTTTTCCTCCACCtcctcattatcatcatcatcatcatcatcatcgtcgtcgcgtaaaccgtcatcatcatcaccaccacttCCACATATTCTTCATATCattatcatcagcagcagcaacactGCAGGTCAGTATAACTACTATCAGGATCATCAAGTACCAGTCAACAGATGTAGTTGCAATAGTCGAAAGTCTAGTTGTAGGAAAAGGCATAGGAATATCTAAATAAACGGATTtgaccaatatatatatatcctgcCTAGAACCGCTGAATCAGTTAATGTCAAGACTTGATATTACATTTCAAAAGACACCTTGTCGTTTTCTGCCGAAAATAACCTAGATGACATGTTTAAAGTTGCACAACGACCAACATTGATTGCCAGTCGAGTAAGATATTTggaggtaaaaaaataaaaaaatgatataaaaatgtcaTGCGCGGTATGATTTCTTAATATTACCTTGGCATTGACTGTACCGGCACTATGTTTTGCTAACAAGGTATTTTGATATTGAGATAAAGACAACAATGATACAAGCATTGCCTTCACAATGTTTACCGATTTTATGTGTTCATCTCGGTTATTTctcgaaaaaaaatgttgtttaattctttaaggacattaatggaataaaaaaataaaatctataTGAACCTTTCGACATCGCCTTCAAGTatgtatatgaagttttattgaatattcactatttcataaataatctGAAACTGATTTATTCTGGAAAAAGGTTATAAACAACGAATTGAAGGGAAACAATACATGTGTTGAGACCGCAAAGAAAACAATAACCGTATTATGCGTTCTTAGgtataacacaaacaataatttCGTTTTAATGTATGTGTtgtcaattttaagaaaacgtaTACAGAACACAACATACAGGCGGAGTACACAGACGATATAtaacaatgcaaaatataacGGTATAAGTGAAAGCAAAACTCATTTACGTAATGGCAAgatatttgtttaagaataacaaATTAATCACTGCGAAATTCGATTCCacattcattatttgttttatgcattttggtTTTTTATGAACACTGACCCAAGAACGTCAGTTGTGGATGAGAGCACCACCAAAACTGGTCCAATAATAAGAAGGATTCTCAAACAGTTGTCTGTTCGAGCTCCCAGAGGAGCATTGTACCCAGACAGTTTCCCCGGCATCAAGCTGAACAAACGCCTGACTACTCGAACAGGTATAATAGCTAGTCTCATACCGATTACTTGCAATGAGGACTGAGCCCTCCTTCACTATCTGGAGAAAAGCATGTTTAGATGTGTGCGTACATGTGTGCATGAAGAACAAGTAGAGTCCCGGTACTGGAGCGGTAAACTTTCCCGTGGTGGCGCTGTAGCCGTTGGCTTGGTTGGTCTCCACTTTCTTGTAAATGATCACCTCACCTGTAGACAGGTAGGTGGTCTGTGGAGAGCGGGCGTGGAAGTACACCAGTGGAGAAGCGATTTTGTCTGAAACATAAGGTTTAATTGTAGATTgcttgtaaatattattttcgtaAACTTCTGATCATTGaggataaatataaataagtgttttgatacggtttatgtttttatcaatttatagaAGTTGGTGAAGTAGATTTAAGATCTCTGTTTGGAAAcacaaatcacattttttcttatatttgtgAACTATGTTTactaattttgtaaaaaaatatatacgatCAAATGGAGATACaggcgaaataaataaactttcaaaaacatattgaataacTATTTCTCCATGAGCCAGCGTAGAATTGACACTCATCAGCCATCAAAACTTTACATGAAGGGCGTCCCACGGTGTAGCAAAGACTTATTAAAAAGTGGGTATTAAGAAAACTATATTAAAGTACCGAAAACATATTCGAAAGTTAGCATTACAAAAAACAgacaatttgttgatttcagtgtaagattgtagaTATCCTCTAAAGATTCGTTTGATTTGATTGGAAAGTATGCAGTTGCAAAAAATATACACCTTAAGGGCATATATTTGTtagaaacaatttaattttaatattcattgaGATCTCATCAAAACGGTATGTTTGCCATTCATTcacttaaaacatatatgtataccTCCGGCCGTGTGCATTTTTTCAGAGAATGTAAAATAAACGCAAGTTGTGTTTGCGGTTTCTGTAAAGTAGATTGCATGGTGCATTGGTACGTGATACATAGAACCTTGTGCATGGTGTATGTTACATACGTGTATGATGCATGGTGCGTGGTGCATGGTATATCTTGTATAGTGCATGGTACATTGTGCATTATGTGTGGTGCATGACACATGGTACATTGTACAAAGTGTATTGTGCATGGTGTATGGTGCATGTCGCATTGTGTTTGGTACATGGTGCATTTTGTATTGTGTATGGTGCATTGTCCATGGTTCTTGGTGCATGGTGTATGGCACACGGTGTATGGTACATAGTATATGGTACAGGGCGTATTGATTTATGGTGTATGGTGCGTGGTTTATGTTGTATGGCGTACGGTGCATAATGTTTTGTACATGGTGTAAGGTACACGGTACAATGTAAATGGTGTATGGTTCATGGTGCATGGTTCATGGTGCATGGTGTATGGTACATGTGTATGGTACACGGTGTATGGTTTATAGAGCATGATGTATAGTACGTAGTGCATGGTGTATGGTACACGGTGTATGGTGTATTATGCATGGTTAATGCACATGCTGTATGATGTATGGTGTATGGTGCATGGTGTAAGATACATGATGTATGGCACAAAGTTCATTTTGTGTGATGCATGATGAATGGTATATGGTAAATGGTACTTTGCATATGGTGTATGATTTATAGTGTATGGTGCAAGGTACATTGTGTATATTGCATGGTGCATGGTGTGTAGTGTATGATACATGGTATATCGTGTAAAGTGCATAGTACATGTTGCATTGTGCATGGTGCATGGTGCATAGTGCATGATGCATTGTGTATGGTGCATGATGCGTGGTGCATTGTGTATGGTGTATGGTACATGGTGAATGGTGTATGGTACATGGTGCATTATGTATGGTGTATGGTACACGGTTTATAGTGCATGAGTTATAGTGTATGGTACAAGGTACATTGTGTATGTTACTTGGTGCATGGTGCATAGTGCGTAGTGTTTGGTACATGGTATATCGTGTAAAGTGTATAGTTCATGGTGCATGGTGCATGGTACATGATGCATGGTGCCTGGTGCATGGTACATGGTGAATTGTGTATGGTACATGATGCATTGTGTACGGATGAATGTGTTCGGTTCATGGTGCATGAGTACACGGTATATGCAACATGGCGCATGGTTGATGTGGTGCAGCGGTTAACgttgtatgtgtacattgttcCTGTACACGGTGCATTTGACGTGATTCTTGGCGCATGGTGCATGTTTCACGGGTGCATATGTGCATGAGTCATAGATACACGGTGTATGTGATGTGGATCTTATTGCATGGTGCATGGGCATGGTGCGACGTTCACGGGTGCATAGTGTATTTGACATTGTGAATGTTGCTTGTGTGCATGGTTCATGGGTATACGGTGTATGTGACATGGTGCATGGTTCATGTGTACATAGTTCATGGGTATACGGTGTATGTGACATGGTGCATGGTTCATGTGTACAAAGTTCATCGATACACGGTGTATGTGACCTTGTGAATAGTGTATGTGTGCATGGTTCATCGGTACACGGTGTATGTAACATTGTGAATGGTGCATGCATACATGGTTCATGGGTATACGGTGTATGTAACATTATGAATGGTGCATGCATACATGGTTCATGGGTATACGGTGTAAGTGACATTGTGAATGATGCATGTGTGCATAGTTCATGGGTATAAGGTGTATGTGAATGGTGCATGTGTGCATAGTTCATGAGTCCACGGTGTATGCGATATGGTTCTTGGCGCATGGTGCATGGGGATGTTGCGATTTTCATGGATACACGGTGCATGTGACATATTGTATGGTACTTTTGTGCATAGTTCATAGGTATATGGTGTATATGACATTATGATTGGTGCATGTGTGCAAAGTTCCTCGATACACGGTGTATGTGACGTTGTGAATGGTGCATGTGTGACTAGTTCATGGGTATACGGTGTATTCGACGTTGTGAATGGTGCATGCTTACATGGTTCATGGGTATACGGTGTATGTGACATTGTGAATGGTGCATGTGTGCATAGTTCATGGGTAAACGGTGTATGTGAATGTTGCGTGTGTGCATAGTTCATGGGTATAAGGTGTATGTGAATGTTGCGTGTGTGCAGAGTTCTTGGGTATAAGGTGTATGCGATATGGTTCTTGGCGCGGTTCACGGATACACGGTGTATGTGACATGATGCATGGTATTTGTGTACGTGGTTCACGAATACACGGTGTATGTGACATCATGCATGGTACTTGTGTACGTGGTTCATGGATACACGGCGTATGTGACATCATGCATTGTACTTGTGTACGTGGTTCACGGATACACGGTGTATGTGACATGATGCATTGTACTTGTGTACGTGGTTCACGGATACACGGTGTATGTGACATTACGCATGGTACTTGTGTACGTGGTTCATGGATACACGGTGTATGtgacattgtttattattatatctcACTTATATTCTCTATGTTAAATTCCCTATACCCGAGccgtcaatattttttaatattgccCGGTAATGTTGACTGGCAAAGTAATATCACATGCGCAGAAAAGATGCGCGTGCGCTTTAGAATTTTTAATGGTCGCATTAATAATAAGAgctgataataaataaaaaataaataaaattgcataacaAAACCGTTCAAGTTATCGACTAcgatatgaaaaaataaataataaaactatttttgtcaGGACATCAGAGGCAGTAGAAACTGAATTCTTAACCTTTTGCCTCTCATACGGAGGGCGATGGAAATACATTAGTTGAGTCTATAAAGATTCCAAAAGTACAAACAGGTCTAAAAATAGGAattttttggtttcccaaggctgaggtggtaagcgcttattaaaatgtgttgttaatctggttacaaccggtgtttgcattatttctaaacgtcatttgcaacaaaatgacagctaataatgtaaacaaacaataattacagaataaattgattaaatttgaaagttgtgtaatggtaaaaatcttatatatgtatataaatgtagccgtgttcggtataataaaataaatattgcatggcttccagtgtgacagtacatattgtcaacattcgaGTAAATACTGTTACACTCGGCTTCGcctcgggtaacagtatttccctcatgttgacaatatgtactgtcacactggaagccatgctaTATTTACATATTGGTACATGTGTGAATGGCTCATTGGTACACGGTGAATGCGATATGGTTCTTGGCGCATGGTGCATAGGGATGGTGCGATGTTTATGGATGCACGGTGTATGTGACATGATGCAGAGTAATTGTGTACGTTGTGCATGGATACACGGTGTATTTGACATGATGCATGTTACTTGTGAACGTGGTTCACGGATACACGGTGCATGTGACATGATGCATAGTACCTGTGTACGTTGTTCATAGATACACGGTGTATGTGACATTGTTTATTGGTACATGTGTGAATGGTTCATTGGTATAATGTGTATGTGACATGGTTCTTGATGCATGGTTCTTTGTTTATACACGGTGCATGTTACCTGGTTCTTGGTGCATTATTTCTGTTCATGGGTATACAGTGCATGTGACAAGTTTGGTACATGTGTGCATGCTTTAAAGGTACACGGATGGTTCTTTGTTAATAGGTACACGGTTCATCTGACAAAGTGTTTGGTGCTTGTGTGCATGATTAACAGGTACACGGTTTATGTGTTTTGGTGCATGTTGCATATATGCATGATGTTTGTTGTATGGGGCATTATGCGTTATGTTTTTAGTTATGCATATTTTGTGTTTCTACCTTACCGACATTAGACATATTATAAGTAAATGgtaattaagtattttaagaaattgacgGCAACTTCTTGTCACTGGCTAATCTAATGACGGTTCGTCGTTTTGCGGCAAACAAATGatgttgatataaaattatatatgctGTAGAAACATAcatatgataaacataatactgtaaaaataaacatataatcatTATACTATTATGGAACACTGGTGATTAAATAGCCTTTAAGAAATGATTATGCTTTTTGAATGTgtagtttaaataaagtaatcACAGTTTCCGTGAAATATGTCATTGGTgaaattttctgttttttttaattgaagaaaagttatattaaaacatttaataataacgCTTTTGAAAGGATAACTATACAattactatttatatttagaattcaacaattttaatttctGCGTTTGTGGTTTAAGAGCGATTAATCAGTAAAATGATTCCACATTTTGAACTTTTAGCCCGCTTTCAAGTCTAAATCAAACGTCGGCGCATTCATTTAACGACGTGATcgtaatgaatatttattttgcattcaaCACAATTGTATGTTTTAGTGAAACATCGCAATATCTATCAACGAGTGAGTACAAATCGTTATACGAGTTTCATGAGTGTTGAAgcaacaaatgaaaaaaaaatggtgtttaGGACGTAAGATATATTGCTATATCTTTCATAATaccatatttatattcaaacaaagttatttcattcaatgtttatatatatttttctttcttacaAACCAAAGCCATCAAACAATTATTCAATGTGTATATAAACACACCActcaaaaataagtttaaagcTGTGCAAACATCAAGAGTATGCTCCTCTTCATTGAACTTACCTTGGATATTACTGAAGGCGGCATTTATTTGGTCTAACGTTTTGTTCGAATCAGTCACAACCTTGTCCAGAGTGCTTGACTGGTTTCTCTCGACTTCCTCCATCAGCGAAACCAATTTACGTTCTGCTTGCTCCTGCTGGTCCTTCATAACATCAACTACCGCATGCAAACGTTCTTTCTCAGCTATGATATTGTTCAAATTCAGATCCACTTTTTCGCACAATTTTTCAAAAGCGAATTCCATCCGGATCATTCTCTCGAGCATCTTTTCATCATAGTCGTATTTTGAACATGTGGGACAGGATGGCTCAGAAGCCATGGTCGCGCTGACCAATAACATTAGTTGAAGTAGTCCAGTCATTCTCTAACGAGCATTCAGTTCACGTTACTGTTAGCTGACAGGTTTACCGAATGTTTGAAACGAAAGGATAATCGTTATTTATAAAGAGCAGCCCTATAGTACTGAAtgaataccgtattttctcaaataaaacCAACTCCAAAATGGTACCAGGTTGATAGACGGCACAAAATGACACATTGTGATTCCGGGTTCCATTCATTAGTTATGATATGTTATCTAGTTAACTGGATaatcaaatatgatatatttacgATTTCCGattacatttcaaaattactttCTTGTCGCACCTTTACAAACAGGTAAGCATGCTTTATATTGTATCCACTACTTGGTAAGCAGCTAAGGCAATGACTGACCTACGTAGTTGTTTTTCtgtatattatttatgatacatttgttttaacttaattCATTTGCAAATGTATTGTTGGTTAAACTTATCAACGggggaatattttttttgatcaGTTTACTATCGATACGGCTAAAATTTTAAACCGGGCTTTAGACTAACCATTTCATATTGACTTTAAGCAATACTACGGTAGCTGTAATGTGCTTAGAAACCTTTTTATTAGAAACAGTAAAACTGTTTCCCACCCaagatacaaaaaaagaaaattcacGCTTTAGGCCAATATTGTGATCTATGAAGACAAATAGGAGCCGCGACTTGCAGAAAGGGTTTTTATTACCCTTTGCATTGAATCATTCAAAGACGgtgatttttatcatttttaaaatattttggatataattatatttatttttagaagcTTTGCATGACAGTCGTCACCCAACGCCCtaaaaactaaaattttctaataatgaaacaaaatgaattatcacatatattcatttaaagagATTTGAAGAGCTTAAATGCACAAACACCCTTTTGCGAAATTTAATTTGACCCAATTCTTACCCAATAGATTACTACAACGATTTGAATGTCTTCTATTGTTCAATATCCactaaataaacatgtatggaTATTTGAAAGGCCCTATTCCATTAAGTATTTGAGCTTTTATATGCTTCTTtaacaataaacttaaataaaattatgtactTCAAGGAAACGTTGATGTTGTTGAGCGAGGTATTGCCAAAGAGCGGTTTCGACTTCAAGGACGCGAACACTTTGGTAAACAAGTTCCTACAAGTGCTTTTACAGGTACAACTTAGataactgtttcaaacataGATACATATTTTGTGACTATCACGAAAGAGTCTGATAACTAGACCCGGCAattcaaacatttgaatttgtTAAAGAGACAGAACGATTTGCCTTCAAATTTACAGAGAAATACTCcagaaaaagttattttaatatattgcaACATTGGTGTCATAtctaataatgttattaatatgcAGGTTGCCATGATGATACTAGGCCTTTGTAAATTGAAAATCAAACTTTGCAATTAATTCAACAAAGACAATGTTAATACAAGTAATAATAGTAATTTCATTATTCACtcataaacaatgttcactATCGAGCAAAACGGTTCTTGTTTGGCACTGGCAAACCCAAATGCAGCAGTTTAGTTGAAGGTCGAATGGGTTTACAATATATGTTTGAGATACAATTGTTCTCACGTGAACATAAAAACTGAAACAGTACATGTAGTTAAAGTGCTCTAAGCGGTAAAAACGGGACATTTATTTCCAGGGTCAAATTGAAACTCGCCCTGTACTGAATGTGTTTGTACAACAAccgttttataaaaaaaatatgttagatGATGGATCACAAGTTATGCTTAATAATCGAATGAGTGAATGGAAAGCATATTATGAAcgtatattatgtttaaataattaaacatgtaaactCTTTTAGAGTTATTACTACGTTGAGCAGAATTGTTTAAGGCTGATGCTTCACCAAATCGGTTTTGAACCGCAGTTCGCGCTATGAAGCTTTGACAGAAACTTGCGTCTCTGTCTGTTTGGCTATAATATTGTCGAGTCCAAAattcatattgtttttcattgtcCACCGTATGCTTTTGAGAGAAACTACTTATGTAAAAAAGGTAAATTATAGTGTTGCCAATGTTGAGTCTGGGGGAGCAAAATCAATTTGCTGTTCTATCACACACTAAAATCCTGCTTTATTATAGATTtcaagatttcaagatttatttacagaatatccagaaggccatagcccatgtggacaaatatatatacaatatagtgttttcaggtgattccatgcatacaaataacacaactaGACAaccgaaaaaaaacacaaaaaacaacaacataaatatcaaataagcaAATACGTTCATAAGTTcagtaaatgaaaatatgttataatgcaatctattaattaaattaacgtGTCAATAACGTTATATGTTTAATCACatataagttgaaataaatacatgtacatatatacaatagttgTTCTATAATGAGAGTTGTGTTTGCAAATATCTACAACTCCCTATATCGGACAAACTATACAAAACGAAACTATAGGACTAAGGGAAATcacttaaactttaaaattcacTTTTGTAATAGTCATATCTGAATCAGGTAAGATTAGATAATGActgtaaatgtaacaaaatttaGAGAATCATTGTACATGAACACTGTGTGCAAATATTCAGTCTAGTAACAATACAGACAGAAAGTGTGTGTAGaagtgaaaagttatatttaataaatacttatacGCAATTAAGCAATCATGCGTACTTTTGAAAGCgtacttattttgtttcaggtagaGATACTTCACCAGAAGTATTTGCATACATCATTTATGAAACTATTACTTTCgaatttgttttactaaataataaaagctGAATACTCACTTATGTAACAGTACTTCTATGTAAAAGTATATCatacatatttgtaaaactagtaaatattttaactaacTACACAATACAAAACGTTACATGATAAACGGACAGATCACGATACAGATGCAATAATTAGGACGCATACGCATGCCAACTGATCTAactaaaaatgcattgtaaacatatatactaagATTTCTTAATATGTCTTCTTTATCAGATGTAATTAATTGGATAAACTTTTGCATGTTTGGTCTAcgtctataaaatattggtatatatttacGTCTTATATCAGAGTATAGGCCACATTCCAGAACGAAGTGGTATTCGTCTTCTAAGACTTGACATGTATTACATTTTCTCTCATCAACTGGTATTGGGTTTCGCCCATCTTCCACTCTCGATCATAAGTCTGTGTGCAGATACACGTAATCTTGATCAACTAAATCGAAACTTTTTAATACTGCATGAGATTAAGTAAGGTTGGAGTTTAAAACAtgctatattgttataaaacaaagctCTACTAGAGGCTACTAATCTTCCATTCCAGTTTtggataaaattatcatttagtCTCTGTTTAACATAAGCAAGAAATTTTTTATCGTTCCCTACTTCTTGGAAGAGTCTTGGAGTGAACTCAACAGATCTCGTAATATCGAGCACCAACTGTTCTTATTAGGGTACCTTTCACAGTCATTCAATAAAGTAAGatgtattttcttattaaacttCTTATCACTTGTACGTAATAACTTGACCCAATACTTTATAATATTACTCTATCTAATTGTCTGATAGTTTACACGTCCAAGCTCaccataaataaaatcattctgTGTACTTCTTTTAACACCCAACAATCTTTTACAATATTGCATATGTATTCGCTCTATGGCGTTACCTTTGACAAAGCCCCACACTTCACTACCATAATTTAGAACGGGCGAAATAAGCTTATCAAACAAATCTAACTTGTGTTTAATAGTAAGGTCcgtaaatttatacaaatacttgTTCATCTTAAACATTGCTTTTAAAGCTTGACCCGCAATTGTTTTTTGGGTTATACAACATAATAGAGACAAGATGTTGTATagtaaaatgcaattaatataTCATGATTGTGAAAAACATATGTCTTTGCATTACCTTTATGCtaagatatatcaaatcaatttaCAATAAAGCTGCATAAGATAAGGATGATCATTTTACATCTTATGTCACCTCTGTTTTATAGAATTGTTggtattatattaaatgatatatttggtAAAAATCACTAGTTTGTTTCTCTCGCTTATCGTCGTTTAGACACTTGCGCTGTGCTACTAAAcaggtttttttatatttcttttactaggcttgtccctgtagttttaattgtattattatacataGATCCTTTTACAACATATTGAACACGTCAATATTGAAAATTCTATGGGTAACATGATTGTCAAGCCCTATATCAAGCATAATGTTTTTACCGTTTTAGAGAAGTCATGAAATGTGTTCAATGCATATTCAGTCTCAGAATGGTGATGTACTTGTGTCATGTTTGTGTCTCGGTGAAAGATGTACTCATGAGTCTCACATACCCTTACCTATCAAATAATAGTTTTGGAAGTGAAAAGGGCGGATGACATTTTAATATGATGTGTATTATCATCATAAgctaaaacaacattttgcttaaagaTTACACGAAAAAAGTttggtaaaatgttttgaatttcaaaGTGCAGGTATGAgtccaatatgtttttttcccCATTTCTAAATGCTACTGCGACGTATGATTACGCCATTTTAACAccaattttattcttattaacGCGAATGTATGAAGTTAAATGGATTGCGTACTCCAAACGTACCATTATAACCATTTTCGTGCGTCGGAGCTCATTATTAGAATTATAAAACGTGCTTTGGGGATTAGTTTCAAACATCCGTACGTGGCATTTGCAAATAAGTTTTATCCCGCACGAAATCAAAAGCAAAATTAGATGgatgtttacaatttattatgtATCATGCAGCGTCAACACCTTCAAAACTCGTCTGGCATAGCTATGTTTaggttgtttattttcaattttgacaTGTCTGCATGTcttgctttttaaaataaaaccgATGTTATTGCAATCATTGTCCTTTGATTACAGCGTATTTGTGCTGTTGTTGACGTTATACAAAGTTATTTTTTCAGCAGCcaattgcatacattttgaaaagtaGTCCGTATGTTATGTTATGGCTTGTCTGTATATCCAACGACTTAGTTTAGTTAAAAGTAATTGTTGGATAACCACTGACAAATCAATTCATTGTTTGCTTCTTTTATCC
This genomic stretch from Mya arenaria isolate MELC-2E11 chromosome 10, ASM2691426v1 harbors:
- the LOC128206726 gene encoding uncharacterized protein LOC128206726 gives rise to the protein MTGLLQLMLLVSATMASEPSCPTCSKYDYDEKMLERMIRMEFAFEKLCEKVDLNLNNIIAEKERLHAVVDVMKDQQEQAERKLVSLMEEVERNQSSTLDKVVTDSNKTLDQINAAFSNIQDKIASPLVYFHARSPQTTYLSTGEVIIYKKVETNQANGYSATTGKFTAPVPGLYLFFMHTCTHTSKHAFLQIVKEGSVLIASNRYETSYYTCSSSQAFVQLDAGETVWVQCSSGSSNRQLFENPSYYWTSFGGALIHN